One window from the genome of Natronomonas pharaonis DSM 2160 encodes:
- a CDS encoding bifunctional methylenetetrahydrofolate dehydrogenase/methenyltetrahydrofolate cyclohydrolase — protein MTEVIDGNAVASDIRDDLTDAIATLADAGARPGLATVLMGDDPASETYVNMKQRDCEEVGIESYHVDVDGDAPPETLYDEIAALNQNDDVHGYIVQAPVPDHVDYREVIRRVDPQKDVDGFHPENVGRLVAGDARFRPCTPHGVQKLLEAADIDTEGKDVTIVGRSDIVGKPLANLLIQKADDGNATVTVCHSRTENLAAKTRRADIVVAAAGAPELVDGSMIGEGSVVIDVGVNRVDADNEKGYELVGDVEYESATQNASAITPVPGGVGPMTRAMLLYNTVKAASLQEDIDVALP, from the coding sequence ATGACAGAGGTCATCGACGGCAACGCCGTCGCGAGCGACATTCGCGACGACCTGACCGACGCGATAGCAACACTCGCCGACGCCGGCGCACGGCCGGGGCTGGCGACGGTGCTGATGGGCGACGACCCCGCCAGCGAAACCTACGTGAACATGAAACAGCGGGACTGCGAGGAGGTCGGCATCGAGAGCTACCACGTCGATGTCGATGGCGACGCGCCGCCGGAGACGCTGTACGACGAGATAGCCGCGCTGAACCAAAACGACGATGTCCACGGCTACATCGTCCAAGCCCCGGTCCCGGACCACGTCGACTACCGCGAGGTCATCCGCCGTGTCGACCCACAGAAGGATGTCGACGGCTTCCACCCGGAAAACGTCGGGCGGCTGGTCGCCGGTGACGCCCGGTTCCGTCCCTGTACACCCCACGGCGTCCAGAAGCTGCTTGAAGCCGCCGACATTGACACCGAGGGCAAGGACGTGACCATCGTCGGCCGTTCGGATATCGTCGGCAAGCCGCTGGCGAACCTCCTGATACAGAAGGCCGACGACGGGAACGCGACGGTGACGGTCTGTCACTCCCGCACCGAGAATCTCGCTGCAAAGACCCGACGTGCCGACATCGTCGTTGCCGCTGCGGGTGCGCCGGAACTCGTCGACGGCTCGATGATTGGGGAAGGGTCAGTCGTCATCGACGTTGGTGTCAACCGCGTCGACGCGGACAACGAGAAGGGCTATGAACTCGTCGGCGATGTCGAATACGAGAGCGCAACGCAAAACGCCAGTGCAATTACCCCGGTTCCCGGCGGCGTCGGCCCGATGACCCGGGCGATGCTACTGTACAACACGGTCAAGGCCGCGAGCCTGCAGGAAGACATCGACGTCGCGCTCCCCTGA
- a CDS encoding NUDIX domain-containing protein, with protein sequence MPSPSALLDRYESPIHKRDTIELSADRYEAGIERGDDGAWGVGALVVSAGRVLFVREGETWLLPGGKLHADESVEAGARREVREETGIDIELSTLGAVAEQTFRHPERDDSYQFYFATFVAEPRPPEPEPTAAAEAVDEAAWLQSVPESTFDRELVVRLVERYSGSEAKAHPFQGCG encoded by the coding sequence ATGCCGTCGCCGTCCGCGCTACTGGACCGCTACGAGAGCCCGATTCACAAGCGGGACACCATCGAGCTGTCGGCAGACCGCTACGAAGCCGGTATCGAGCGCGGTGACGACGGCGCGTGGGGCGTCGGTGCGCTGGTCGTCTCGGCCGGCCGAGTGCTCTTTGTCCGGGAAGGCGAGACGTGGCTTCTGCCGGGCGGTAAGCTCCACGCCGACGAGTCTGTAGAGGCCGGCGCTCGGCGCGAAGTTCGCGAGGAGACGGGCATCGACATCGAACTATCGACGCTCGGGGCGGTCGCAGAACAGACCTTCCGGCATCCGGAGCGGGACGATTCCTACCAGTTCTATTTCGCCACGTTCGTCGCCGAGCCACGACCGCCGGAACCAGAGCCGACGGCGGCCGCCGAGGCTGTCGACGAGGCGGCATGGCTCCAGTCGGTCCCGGAATCGACCTTCGACCGCGAGTTGGTCGTTCGGCTGGTCGAACGTTACAGCGGTAGCGAGGCGAAAGCCCACCCCTTTCAGGGGTGTGGATGA
- a CDS encoding glutaredoxin family protein: MTFDPNADAADPENVQERVDTLIEDNEVVLFMKGNELMPQCGYSKKALQLLTKYRDDVVTEDVLDALDAYRAALESHSGWETIPQTFVDGEFIGGSDILEELDNRGELHDELGVDADDVDADDAGTDDAGAEAPF, encoded by the coding sequence ATGACGTTCGACCCCAACGCCGACGCCGCAGACCCCGAGAACGTACAGGAACGTGTCGACACGCTCATCGAGGACAACGAGGTTGTCCTCTTCATGAAGGGCAACGAACTGATGCCCCAGTGTGGCTACTCGAAGAAGGCCCTCCAGCTGCTGACGAAGTATCGCGACGACGTCGTTACCGAGGACGTTCTCGATGCGCTCGATGCGTACCGAGCTGCGCTGGAGTCTCACAGCGGCTGGGAGACGATTCCGCAGACGTTCGTCGACGGCGAATTCATCGGCGGCAGCGACATTCTCGAAGAACTCGACAACCGCGGCGAACTCCACGACGAACTCGGCGTCGACGCTGACGATGTTGATGCCGACGACGCTGGTACTGACGACGCTGGTGCCGAAGCCCCCTTCTGA
- a CDS encoding fibrillarin-like rRNA/tRNA 2'-O-methyltransferase, whose product MSLPKGVQRRDFGDGERLATEGPPVYGEPTADGWRQWDPRRSKLGAMLETDIDTGLVGGETVLYLGAAAGTTVSHVADFAGPTYAVEFAARPARDLLTAAEPRPNLIPLLKDARKPDTYTHVVEPVDVLIQDVATRGQAKVALANRRFLRDDGRLLLAIKARSEDVTADPDAVFDDVLEELTTGYDIVETRSLERFHEDHLAVVAEPSGD is encoded by the coding sequence ATGAGCCTGCCCAAGGGCGTCCAGCGGCGTGACTTCGGTGACGGCGAGCGGCTGGCGACCGAGGGACCACCGGTCTACGGCGAGCCGACGGCCGACGGCTGGCGACAGTGGGACCCGCGGCGCTCGAAGCTCGGCGCAATGCTCGAAACCGACATCGACACCGGGCTCGTGGGCGGCGAAACCGTCCTATATCTCGGCGCTGCTGCAGGGACGACCGTCAGCCACGTCGCCGACTTCGCGGGGCCGACCTACGCCGTCGAGTTCGCGGCGCGGCCGGCCCGGGACCTGCTGACGGCGGCCGAGCCACGGCCCAACCTCATCCCGCTGCTGAAAGACGCCCGCAAGCCCGATACCTACACCCACGTCGTCGAGCCGGTCGACGTGCTGATACAGGATGTCGCCACCCGCGGCCAGGCGAAGGTCGCCCTCGCGAACCGGCGGTTCCTTCGCGACGACGGCCGCCTCCTGCTGGCTATCAAAGCCCGAAGCGAGGACGTGACCGCCGACCCGGACGCGGTGTTCGACGACGTGCTCGAGGAACTCACAACGGGATACGACATCGTCGAGACGCGGTCGCTCGAACGGTTCCACGAAGACCACCTCGCGGTCGTCGCCGAACCAAGCGGCGACTGA
- a CDS encoding helix-turn-helix domain-containing protein — protein sequence MAKYSTGGVGGDESGACELCGAEDRSLETATVAGAELNVCDQCLKHGDGDAGQTDTEDRTQERKRRKKAAQNVARLDDARKVDTDWQEDTEYEEDPLPYLVSDYGTLVEQARQAEGLQIDELAREVGADEDDVVAVEQGRAARANVGGSLISALEERLDIELADT from the coding sequence ATGGCGAAGTATTCGACCGGCGGCGTCGGCGGCGACGAAAGCGGTGCCTGCGAACTCTGTGGGGCCGAAGACCGGTCGCTTGAGACGGCGACCGTTGCCGGAGCCGAGCTCAACGTCTGCGACCAGTGCCTAAAGCACGGCGACGGCGACGCCGGCCAGACCGACACCGAGGACCGAACACAGGAACGCAAGCGCCGCAAGAAAGCGGCACAGAACGTCGCCCGGCTGGACGACGCCCGCAAGGTCGACACCGACTGGCAGGAAGACACCGAATACGAAGAAGACCCCCTGCCGTATCTCGTCAGCGACTACGGAACCTTGGTCGAGCAGGCCCGACAGGCCGAAGGGCTACAGATAGACGAACTCGCACGCGAGGTCGGCGCTGACGAGGACGATGTCGTCGCTGTCGAGCAGGGCCGGGCCGCCCGCGCCAACGTCGGCGGCTCGCTCATCAGCGCACTCGAAGAGCGGCTGGATATCGAACTCGCCGACACCTGA
- the rqcH gene encoding ribosome rescue protein RqcH gives MDRKRAMTSVDLAALVGELRDYTGAVVDKAYLYGDDFVRLKMRDYDRGRIELLIEVGDPKRAHVAVPEHVPDAPGRPPNFAMMLRNRIAGANFEGVEQYGFDRILTFRFEREDQTTLIVAELFGDGNIAVLNEDHEVIDCLDTVRLSARTVAPGAQYGYPDERFSPLDCSYAAFAAKMDESDSDLVRTLATQLNFGGLYAEELCRRAGVEKTTDIDEATDDDYEALFGALERLREPILEGRTDPRLYEDDGQVVDATPLPLEEHTAEGYDATAFEHFNGAIDAYFHRLQAEAETETDTGDDKPDFESEIAKFERIIEQQQGAIEEYEKQAEVEQQKAELLYGNYDLVDEICSTVQSAREEGVPWDEIETTFEEGAERGIDAAAAVVGVDAAEGTVTIDLDDKEIDLDPTMGVEKNADRLYQEAKRVRGKKEGAQAAIEDTREDLEDVKERRRQWEADDDEDDDADEESPDRDYLSMASVPVRYDEKWYEQFRWFRTSDDFLVIGGRDADQNEALVKKYMDPSDRFFHAQAHGGPVTILKATAPDEPAREVDIPDTSKREAAQFAVSYSSVWKDGKFEGDVYEVDPDQVSKTPESGEYIEKGGFVIRGDRNYYRDMQVGVAVGIKCEPDTRVIGGPPSAIEPVAETSVRLQPGQFAQNDIAKRLYRTFRERFNDTSFVRKIASADRIQEFCPPGGSERVE, from the coding sequence ATGGACCGAAAGCGGGCGATGACGAGCGTCGACTTGGCGGCGCTGGTCGGCGAGTTACGCGATTACACGGGTGCCGTCGTCGACAAGGCCTACCTCTACGGCGACGACTTCGTCCGGCTGAAGATGCGCGATTACGACCGCGGCCGCATTGAGCTGCTCATCGAGGTCGGCGACCCCAAGCGCGCCCACGTGGCGGTGCCGGAACACGTTCCCGACGCGCCGGGGCGACCGCCGAACTTCGCGATGATGCTGCGGAACCGCATCGCCGGCGCGAACTTCGAGGGCGTCGAACAGTACGGCTTCGACCGGATTCTCACCTTCCGGTTCGAACGCGAAGACCAAACGACACTCATCGTCGCCGAGCTGTTCGGCGACGGCAATATCGCCGTTCTCAACGAGGACCACGAGGTCATCGATTGTCTCGATACGGTGCGGCTGAGCGCTCGGACGGTTGCGCCCGGCGCACAGTACGGCTACCCTGACGAGCGGTTTAGCCCGCTGGACTGTTCGTATGCGGCCTTCGCCGCGAAGATGGACGAGTCCGACAGCGACCTCGTGCGGACGCTTGCGACCCAGCTCAACTTCGGCGGTCTTTACGCCGAGGAGCTGTGTCGGCGCGCCGGCGTCGAGAAGACGACCGACATCGACGAGGCGACCGATGATGACTACGAGGCGCTGTTCGGCGCGCTCGAACGGCTTCGGGAGCCGATCCTCGAGGGTCGGACCGACCCACGGCTGTACGAGGACGACGGACAGGTCGTCGATGCGACGCCGCTGCCGCTCGAAGAGCACACGGCCGAGGGCTACGATGCGACCGCCTTCGAACATTTCAACGGCGCTATCGACGCCTACTTCCACCGACTCCAGGCCGAAGCCGAGACGGAAACTGACACCGGCGACGACAAGCCGGATTTCGAGTCGGAAATCGCCAAGTTCGAACGCATTATCGAACAACAGCAGGGGGCCATCGAGGAGTACGAAAAACAGGCCGAGGTCGAACAGCAGAAGGCAGAGCTGCTGTACGGCAACTACGACCTCGTCGACGAAATCTGCTCGACGGTGCAGTCAGCCCGCGAGGAGGGGGTCCCGTGGGACGAAATCGAGACGACCTTCGAGGAGGGTGCCGAGCGGGGCATCGACGCCGCCGCGGCTGTCGTCGGCGTCGATGCCGCCGAAGGGACCGTCACCATCGACCTCGACGACAAGGAAATCGACCTCGACCCCACGATGGGCGTCGAGAAGAACGCCGACCGGCTCTATCAGGAGGCAAAGCGCGTCCGCGGCAAAAAGGAGGGCGCACAGGCGGCCATCGAAGACACCCGCGAGGACCTCGAAGACGTCAAAGAACGCCGCAGACAGTGGGAGGCCGACGACGACGAGGACGATGATGCCGACGAGGAGTCGCCGGACCGCGATTACCTCTCGATGGCGTCGGTGCCGGTCCGGTACGACGAGAAGTGGTACGAACAGTTCCGGTGGTTCCGGACCAGCGACGACTTCCTCGTTATCGGCGGCCGCGACGCCGACCAAAACGAGGCGCTCGTCAAGAAGTACATGGACCCCTCGGACCGCTTTTTCCACGCGCAGGCCCACGGCGGTCCCGTGACCATTCTCAAGGCCACCGCCCCCGACGAGCCGGCACGCGAGGTCGATATCCCCGACACCAGCAAGCGGGAGGCCGCTCAGTTCGCAGTGTCGTATTCGTCGGTCTGGAAGGACGGCAAGTTCGAGGGTGATGTCTACGAGGTCGACCCCGACCAGGTCTCGAAGACGCCGGAAAGCGGCGAATACATCGAGAAAGGCGGCTTCGTGATTCGTGGCGACCGCAACTACTACCGGGACATGCAGGTCGGCGTCGCCGTCGGCATCAAATGCGAGCCCGACACTCGCGTCATCGGTGGGCCGCCATCGGCCATCGAGCCCGTCGCCGAAACGTCGGTGCGGCTCCAGCCCGGCCAGTTCGCCCAAAACGACATCGCAAAGCGGCTCTACCGGACCTTCCGGGAGCGATTCAACGACACGAGCTTCGTTCGAAAAATAGCCAGCGCTGACCGAATACAGGAGTTTTGCCCGCCGGGCGGCAGCGAGCGCGTTGAATAG
- a CDS encoding carboxypeptidase regulatory-like domain-containing protein, with protein sequence MPWESHPVHGWEEVKVAAVDGTPTIEIEDGTDETDAVGISVPGDDVTIRDIELDGSGGNGDIDTGIKTTAPDTVVEDVTITNAADGISVEGDIALDGSDSRIEGATVENADRGVVVTGSADTIEATSIGLTDDDAVGLVVQDGGGIATLDEFSVKRDSGTGGTGIELHGSDGIDGHGVTFENLDTAFVVDDGTADVALTGVDANPTATVEFGDVAPAANSIEISHDDGPPVTVGGREATLERDDDAPNDPEDLFGIGADLSLESDGEDSELDLTISYDGHAAGIVDETLALYRHDDGNGDWTDVGDSTVDTDERVVEATVTDFSTFEVYGEGGVIVEDATLPDRTATGATVNVEATIKNQGDSERTGTVEYQFDGDGVDNTTVSLDSEASTAVAFAYTVPDDVDAGDTSHGIVTEDDDTQRGDITVTDEAFFEVTDIDAPASVEPDSQMTVSALVTNHGETEGDQDIELRFGSDLEDSDDYETLETESKVSLDPDDDSRVELTGTVPDDNGNGLSDLDLSVGDDAKVGVFSDNDDDRTTTRIAETVHTISGTVEDSQLGETLEDIDIAAVSDGDDFETATGEDGEYELAVPADTYDVTAADASERYGAETEDNVDASDGDVADVDFDLRLRDGTLVGTVTDAGTGDALEGATVATTADGEDRETETDANGAYELSLPPSDYEGAYTVTVDADGFEERAIDTVDGASIEIEPNEETTLDVALDADPGTVSGTVLDDETDDPIENATVTADGESTATDEAGDYELTVPRGDHDITASAAGYADATETVSVGPGEDVSGVDFRLDRIPVLTFETVTVPESVEQGGTLSADVTVENEGLAAGTATISLDIDALNLSNEGDVDLGAGESTDRSLSVSIPSDADTGDYDATLSVGDETETRTFEVEAATTGNGGGGGGGGGGGGAVGGGGGGGGGPSTSMSTAIEDSAPGQPGITIQTGRIDDLDSITLFDETATGSVRVNGYGDRLPPRSPSMGTQPVISAVEVIVPDAYADSPGSLRFTIHNRQLLHADTEPEELRVLRAVPGGYQQLDTEVVGSTNADVTIEAETPGFSVFVVSNDGTDALVDDEPPAVEEDTPDEADEPDTPDTPTETDDDVPEDVPDDQPGLGVLAALLALAVALGGRVLLATCRSEA encoded by the coding sequence GTGCCGTGGGAATCCCACCCCGTTCACGGGTGGGAGGAGGTCAAGGTTGCGGCAGTTGACGGAACGCCCACCATCGAAATTGAGGACGGTACTGATGAAACAGATGCGGTCGGCATTTCGGTTCCCGGCGATGATGTGACCATCCGAGATATCGAACTCGACGGCAGCGGCGGCAACGGTGACATCGACACCGGCATCAAGACGACCGCGCCCGACACTGTCGTCGAGGATGTGACTATCACAAACGCCGCCGACGGCATCAGCGTCGAGGGTGACATCGCGCTAGATGGCAGCGACAGCCGAATCGAGGGGGCAACCGTCGAAAACGCCGACCGCGGTGTCGTGGTGACCGGCTCCGCTGACACTATCGAAGCCACCAGCATCGGCCTCACGGACGACGACGCTGTCGGTCTCGTGGTGCAGGACGGCGGCGGGATAGCGACCCTTGACGAGTTCTCGGTCAAACGGGACAGCGGGACCGGTGGAACAGGTATCGAACTCCACGGAAGCGACGGCATCGACGGCCACGGCGTGACCTTCGAGAACCTCGATACTGCGTTCGTCGTCGACGACGGTACGGCAGACGTCGCGCTCACGGGTGTCGATGCAAACCCTACAGCGACCGTTGAGTTCGGCGATGTCGCCCCGGCGGCAAACAGCATCGAAATCAGCCACGATGACGGCCCACCCGTTACGGTCGGCGGCCGGGAGGCGACACTTGAACGCGACGACGACGCCCCGAACGACCCCGAAGACCTGTTCGGCATCGGTGCCGACCTCAGCCTCGAAAGCGACGGTGAGGACTCGGAACTCGACCTCACAATCAGTTACGACGGCCACGCCGCCGGCATCGTCGACGAGACGCTGGCGCTCTACCGACACGACGACGGCAACGGTGACTGGACAGACGTCGGTGACTCGACTGTCGACACGGACGAGCGCGTCGTCGAGGCGACCGTCACCGACTTCTCGACGTTCGAGGTCTACGGCGAAGGTGGGGTAATCGTCGAGGACGCGACGCTTCCGGACCGGACTGCGACCGGGGCGACGGTGAACGTTGAGGCGACAATCAAAAACCAGGGTGATTCCGAGCGGACCGGAACGGTCGAGTATCAGTTCGACGGCGATGGTGTCGACAATACCACGGTGTCGCTCGACAGCGAGGCGTCTACTGCCGTCGCCTTCGCCTACACTGTCCCCGACGATGTCGATGCCGGCGACACGTCCCACGGCATCGTCACCGAAGACGACGACACCCAGCGTGGCGATATCACCGTCACCGACGAGGCCTTCTTCGAGGTGACTGACATCGATGCGCCGGCAAGCGTCGAGCCCGACAGCCAAATGACCGTCTCGGCGCTGGTGACGAACCACGGCGAAACGGAAGGGGACCAAGACATCGAACTGCGCTTCGGGAGCGACCTCGAAGACAGCGACGATTACGAAACACTGGAAACAGAGAGTAAGGTCTCGCTCGACCCCGACGACGACTCTCGGGTTGAACTCACCGGTACCGTCCCCGATGATAACGGAAACGGTCTCAGCGACCTTGACCTCAGCGTTGGCGACGATGCCAAGGTTGGGGTGTTCTCCGATAACGATGACGACAGAACGACGACGCGCATTGCCGAAACAGTCCACACGATTTCCGGGACTGTAGAGGACAGTCAACTTGGCGAGACGCTCGAAGACATCGACATAGCGGCCGTTTCTGACGGCGATGACTTCGAAACGGCGACCGGCGAGGACGGCGAGTATGAACTCGCCGTCCCGGCCGATACGTACGACGTGACCGCTGCCGACGCCAGCGAGCGCTACGGCGCTGAAACCGAGGACAATGTCGACGCCTCCGACGGAGACGTCGCGGATGTCGACTTCGACCTCCGGCTACGTGACGGCACCCTCGTCGGAACGGTCACCGACGCGGGCACCGGCGACGCGCTTGAGGGCGCGACCGTCGCCACGACCGCCGACGGCGAGGACCGGGAGACAGAGACCGACGCCAACGGGGCGTACGAGCTGTCGCTGCCGCCCAGCGACTACGAAGGGGCGTACACGGTGACTGTCGACGCCGATGGATTCGAAGAGCGGGCCATCGACACGGTCGACGGCGCGTCGATTGAAATCGAGCCGAACGAGGAGACAACGCTCGATGTCGCTCTCGATGCCGACCCCGGAACTGTCAGCGGAACCGTCCTTGACGACGAAACTGACGACCCAATCGAGAACGCGACGGTGACTGCTGACGGCGAATCGACAGCGACCGACGAGGCTGGCGACTACGAACTCACCGTCCCCCGCGGCGACCACGATATCACAGCGAGCGCGGCCGGCTACGCGGATGCTACGGAGACTGTGTCCGTCGGTCCCGGCGAAGACGTCTCCGGCGTCGACTTCCGGCTCGACCGGATACCGGTGCTTACTTTCGAGACAGTTACCGTCCCCGAGTCGGTTGAACAGGGCGGGACGCTCTCAGCCGACGTAACCGTCGAAAACGAGGGACTGGCTGCCGGTACGGCAACCATATCGCTCGATATCGATGCGCTCAACCTCAGCAACGAGGGTGACGTTGACCTCGGTGCCGGCGAGAGCACCGACCGCTCCCTGTCGGTGTCGATACCCTCGGATGCCGACACCGGCGACTACGACGCGACGCTGTCGGTCGGCGACGAAACCGAAACCCGGACTTTCGAAGTCGAAGCGGCAACGACCGGTAACGGCGGCGGTGGTGGCGGTGGTGGCGGTGGTGGCGGCGCAGTTGGCGGCGGTGGTGGCGGCGGTGGCGGCCCGTCAACGAGCATGTCCACGGCTATCGAAGACAGCGCGCCCGGGCAGCCGGGGATTACCATCCAGACTGGCCGCATCGACGACCTCGATTCGATAACGCTGTTCGATGAGACTGCCACGGGGAGCGTCCGCGTCAACGGCTACGGTGACCGTCTGCCACCCCGTTCGCCGTCGATGGGGACACAGCCGGTCATTTCCGCCGTCGAAGTCATTGTGCCGGATGCGTACGCCGACTCCCCCGGCTCGCTCCGGTTTACCATCCATAACCGACAACTGCTGCACGCAGACACCGAGCCGGAGGAGCTTCGAGTACTCCGGGCGGTCCCGGGCGGCTACCAGCAGCTTGACACAGAGGTCGTCGGGTCTACGAACGCCGATGTGACCATTGAAGCCGAGACGCCGGGCTTTTCGGTGTTTGTCGTGTCGAACGACGGAACCGATGCGCTCGTTGATGACGAGCCGCCGGCTGTCGAGGAAGACACTCCTGATGAAGCTGACGAACCAGATACGCCCGATACGCCGACGGAGACGGACGATGACGTCCCTGAAGACGTTCCCGACGACCAGCCGGGACTCGGTGTTCTCGCAGCACTACTGGCGCTTGCTGTGGCACTTGGAGGGCGAGTCCTGCTTGCGACATGCCGCAGCGAGGCCTAG
- a CDS encoding NOP5/NOP56 family protein, translated as MTDERAVEDGWFADVPPGDVEAAAAAIRDGSAATVGEWPSLAVESGVAADEDDYYEQLHEAAVAATRAAVHEAETADDQQLIHAVRAMDDTERVANELAERVTEWAGDRYDADGTGVEYAASLADADDLDDPQLRSLAERIRDLAAEADDLRSHVERVTPEIAPNLARLAGPVLAARLIALAGGLKQLARKPAGTVQVLGAEEALFAHLRGRAPSPKHGVIYTHEAIQGTAPAHRGSAARALAGKLTIAARIDHYSGERNPELEADLRDRIERIQARDAE; from the coding sequence ATGACAGACGAACGCGCCGTCGAGGACGGCTGGTTCGCCGACGTCCCGCCGGGCGACGTCGAGGCGGCCGCGGCGGCGATACGCGATGGCTCCGCCGCCACCGTCGGCGAGTGGCCGTCGCTGGCCGTCGAGTCGGGCGTTGCTGCCGACGAGGACGACTACTACGAGCAGCTTCACGAGGCCGCCGTCGCGGCGACTCGGGCGGCCGTCCATGAGGCCGAGACGGCCGACGACCAGCAGCTCATCCATGCCGTTCGGGCGATGGACGACACCGAACGCGTCGCAAACGAGCTGGCCGAGCGGGTCACCGAGTGGGCCGGCGACCGGTATGACGCCGATGGAACCGGCGTCGAATACGCCGCCTCGTTGGCCGACGCCGACGACCTCGACGACCCACAGCTTCGCTCGCTCGCCGAGCGCATCCGCGACCTCGCGGCGGAAGCCGACGACCTCCGGAGCCACGTCGAGCGTGTCACCCCCGAAATCGCCCCGAACCTCGCGCGGCTGGCGGGACCGGTGCTTGCCGCCCGCCTCATCGCGCTCGCCGGCGGTCTGAAACAGCTCGCCCGCAAGCCGGCCGGAACGGTACAGGTACTCGGCGCCGAGGAGGCGCTCTTTGCCCACCTCCGCGGCCGTGCCCCGTCGCCGAAACACGGCGTCATCTACACCCACGAAGCCATTCAGGGAACCGCACCCGCCCACCGCGGGTCGGCCGCACGGGCGCTGGCGGGGAAGCTCACCATCGCAGCGCGCATCGACCACTACTCCGGGGAGCGAAACCCCGAGTTGGAGGCCGACCTCCGGGACCGTATCGAGCGCATTCAGGCGCGTGATGCCGAATGA